Genomic window (Nicotiana sylvestris chromosome 7, ASM39365v2, whole genome shotgun sequence):
TGTGGGTTCTCACGCAAATGAGGCTtgaggataaaataataccgcgttgcataacactaacagtTATTAATAATGCAGTAGAGTGGACATCCGAAGAAATAGTGCTCCTTGTCCTAGCAGGAGGGATCACCATGGAGACAACATTCcacgtcatgaaccaggaaacagcctacaacgccatcatagggcgaCTATGGATACACATCATGCGAGTCGTCCCTTCAAGCTTCTATCAAGTGATCAAATTTACCACCCCGTGGGGGATATTAAGCATCCGAGGTGAGCCATGCACTAGCCAAGAATGCTATcggatcgcccaagattgcacgCATACCAAACAACTGAAAGGAGCAAGTGCGGAGGTATAGCAATCAGCCATGTCGGGAACTAAACCCGACCTACCAACAGAGGCCATCAAAGACTTGGATATCATAGAAGCTTGCAAGGCAACTATAGAGGATCTTGACCCCGTCCAATTGGACGATGCCGATAACACAAAAAGGCTTATATAGGGCACAACCTCTCGGCCAGGTAAGTATCATGAATTTTTAACTAACAACGCCGATTTATTTGCCTTCTCCCACtcagatatgccaggaatcccaaAGGACATCGCCACTCATAGACTGAATGTCGACCCACTCTATCCGTCGGTAAGacaaatgaggagaaagttcaatgccgcAATCAATGAGGCAGCCAATGAAGAGGTGGATAAATTACTCACCAACGGTTCCATCAGAGAAtcgaaatacccccaatgggtcgccacgtggtcatggtaaaaaagaacGGGAAATGGCAAATGTGTGTTGACTTCACCGatctaaacaaagcatgcccaaagGATTCCTTCTCGTTACCCCATATCAACTAACTGATCAATGCGACAGCGGGGCACGAATCGCTGAGATTCTTGGATGCCTACTCCAGTTACAACCAAATTATAAtggctgaagaagatcaagaaaagacaaccttTATCACTCACCAAGGAATATATTGCTATaaagtgatgtcgttcgggctcaagaatgcaggggccacgtaCCAGAGGCTAGTCACTAAAATGTTCAAAGTGCAGCTCGGCAAGACCATGGAGGTCTATATCGATGACATGCTGGTAAAGTCGACAAAGAAGGAGGATCACGTTGGCCATCTGAAAGAAGCCTTCGAAATATTAAGGTAGTACGAGATGATGTTAAATCCCGAGAAGTGCGCCTTCGGTGTAACCTTAGGAAATTTCCTTGGCTTCCTCGTATCACAAAGGGGAATTGAAGTAAACCCGGatcaaatcaaagccatcgacGCAATACCAGAGGTACTAACCAGCAAAAAGCAGGTGCAGAAGCTAACAGGGCGAATAGTCGCCTTATCAAGGTTCATTTCCCGATCCTCAGacagatgccacaaattcttcaatgtgctgAGAAAAGACCATAGGCTGGAATGGAACGAGGAATGTGTCGACGCACTGAGAAAACTAAAAGCATATCTGTCTTCGCCACCACTACTCGTCAAAGTGGATCCAGGTGAGTGTCTGCTTGTGTATTTAGCAGTTTCTGAAGTCGCAGTAAGTGCAGTCTTGGTCCGTGAAAATAAAGGTAtgcaatctccaatttattatatcAGCAAAACTTTAATCGATGCCGAGACAAGGTACTCTCACCTTGAAAAATTAGCTCTGGCACTGGTCGTGgattcacgaaagcttagaccatattttcaatgttaCCCTATAAAAGTGGTAACAACCTTCCCCCTAAGAGGTATCCTGCACAAACCCGAACTATTAGGTAGACTtgccaagtgggccatagaattaagcgagcacGACATAACATACCAACCGCGAACTGCAATTAAGTCGCAGGTGCTCGCCGACTTCGTCGTTGATTTCAGCACGGAGACATTGCCCAAGGCAGAACAAGAAGCACTCCGCGCTTCTACGCATACGTCGATACTCTACACTAATAGTGCCTCTAATGCCTCGGGATTGGGACTGGGACTCGTCCTCGAGGTTCATACGGACGAAGTAATTCGCTAGTCCATACGATtccccgagatgactaacaacgaggctgaATATGAGGCTGTTATAAATACAGTGCCCGACGACTCATCCTCCACTGTGACTCTCAACTCATTGTAAATCAAGTCaccgggactttccaaatcaaaaaGCAGAGACTACAAAGATACTAGTCAGAAATCCACAAACTGCTGCCAGAATTCGATGAATGCCGCCTCGACCAAATACCCAGGGCACAGAATATTGAAGCAAATGGCCTCGCCAAACTAGCTGTGGCCACCAGGAATATCAACTaagaaaacgtggtcaccctccttCATTCCGCAATAGATCacgtcgaggtacattctataaacctaacttgggactggcatAACTGCTTCATAGCCTATTTACAGGATGGAATGCTCCCgcaagataaaaaagaagccaaaaaactcTGGGTACAGGCAACCCGATACAGCCTAGTAAACGACGATCTCTACAAAAGAACATTCGGCGGCCCCCTAGCCAAATGTCTTGGACCACATCAAACAAGACGAGTACTGGAAGAAGTACACGAAGGGCATTGCGGCTCCCACACAGGAAATTGCACCCTCGTTCGATGCCTCATCCGCACCAGCAACTACTGGCCTACCATGAAAAAATAAGCCGCGGACTATGTTCGAAGATGTGAGCAATGTCAAAAGTATgcccctatgatacatcaagcagGAGAACTCCTCCATTCCGTCACTTctccatggccattcataaaatggggaatggacatagtcggccCCCACCCAACAGGACGAGGTAAggtacgcttccttttggttttaactgactacttctctaaatgggtggaaaCAGGTGCATACAATCAGATACGTGAGCAGGAGGTCATCGCCTTCATATGGAAAAAATTATATGCCGTTTTGGCATCCCAAGGAAATCAGCTGTGACAACGAACCTCAATTCGTTGGAAAAAGAACGACTGGAGTTTTTGAAAAGTGGCGCATCAAACGAATACTCTGCATGCCATATCACCCTTGGCCAATAGCCAAGCCGAGTCCTCTAATAAAGTAATATTGAACATGTTGAAAAAGAAGCTTGAGGAATCTAAAGGGTTATGGCTGAACTACTACCtgaagtattatgggcataccgcgCTACGCCAAAATCCAGCACAGGAGAAACGCCATACTCACTGGTCTATGGGACCGACGTAGTTATACCCGTCGAGGTCGGGGAGCCCAGCTTGAGATACTCCAACGAGAGCGGAACAGGCAACGACAaaagtaggctacaagatctggatgaagtagaagaacgaagagacatggcccacataagaatggtagcccagaagcagcaagtagaaagatactacaacaagagAGCCAAGGTGCGACTACTCAAAGTTGGCGACTACgtcctcaaggccaaaacacaagcatcaaaagaccctaatgagggaaaattgaGGACGAACTGGGACGGACCATATAAAATCGTAGCAGCAGCAAGCAAATAAGCGTTctaactagaaacaatggagggaaaactgCTCCAAAACAACTGGAACGTCGCCTATCTCAAGTATTTCCACTTCTAAAAGGTGTCACCTATgtcgtactcttttttccttacccgagttttgtcccaatcaggttttcctggggaggtttttaatgaggtggCAAGGGGGACGCCTTAAGAAGCGATGTGTTGTTCATTACATCGACCCGTCAATGTGATCTCCAGATCGAAGTAATGAAGGGACTACATATAGATAATCAAATATCTATTATATGTacggaatcaaatctccattataTTTacggaatcaaatctccattataTTTACGAAATCAAATATCCATTGTAAGTGCAGAATCAGATCTCCCCTAATTGACATGTGATGTCTTCCTACGGGAATACGACCGTCTTCAAAGATTTTAAGTTCGACCTGGTTCAAACCACAATGAGATTCTACTTCGACTACAatttgaagcaacatcccaatggccaaggccatctaCGACAATTTACGTTCGACCTTAGTCGAACCACAACGGGATTCTACtttgacgacagttcgaagcaacatcccaatggccaaggccatcgacgataaTTTAAGTTCGACCTCagtcgaaccacgacgggattctacttcgacgatagttcgaagcaacattccaatggccaaggccatcgacgacaatTTAAGTTCGACCTCAGTCGAACCAtgacgggattctacttcgatgaCCGTTCGAAGCaaaatcccaatggccaaggccattgacGACAATTTAAGTTCGACCTTAGTCGAACCACGACGAGATTCTACTTCAATGACAGTtcgaagtaacatcccaatggccaaggccatggACGACAATTTAAGTTCGGCCTCAATTGAACCACGACGGGATTcaacttcgacgacagttcgaagcaacatcccaatggccaaggccaccGACGACAATTTAAGTTCAACCTCagtcgaaccacgacgggattctacttcgacgatagttcgaagcaacatcccaatggctaaggccatcgatgaTGATTTAAGTTTGACCTCAGTCGAACCACgatgggattctacttcgactacagttcgaagaaacatcccaatggccaaggccatcgacgacaatttaagttcgacctcaattgaaccacgacgggattctacttcgatgacagttcgaagcaacatcccaatggccaaggccatcgacgaaaatatcaGATCGACCTCGTTCGAGccacgacgggattctacttcgacgacagttcgaagcaacatcccaatggctaaggccatcgacgacaatttaagttcgacctcgttcgaaccatgacgggattctacttcgacgacagtcgaAGCGACATCCCAATAGCCAAGGGTGTCAATATCATGTGCGATAAAATgcaaagaaaaaacaacaaacgAATAAACAAGCCGACAAAAGTAAATTTTACATTACAGCAAAATATCATTTACATTCACCCCTACAAACAGGCCCAAGTATGACCCGTGCAAAAATtcctaaacaaaagtaaatacaaacCAAGACTACACATCATCCTCAATGGGGTAAGCGCCTTCATACCACGAATCTGAAGTAAGGCGATTCGCGTCATTAGAATTGAAGCCTTCCTCCTTAGGTGTGCGAGGGGTCGTACCCGTATGACTCACGAGCTACACGAGCTTCGGCATGCACAACCTGAACCTCCGCCTCTGTAGCCCTACCTTCGTCGTGAAAAGCCTTATACACGTCAAGCCGAGCCTCCGCATGGACCCACAACTCGTACAAACGGCGGGGCACGTCCGAATCAGCTGAGGCACGAGACATAGAAGGCTGAGAACATCGACTTGCCTCCTCCACCCTCAGCGAGGCCATTTGTCCTTTCAATGCGGCCAACTCCGTTTCCAGCTCCTTGACACGCCCTTCGAGCCCTGCAACTTGACGACCAGAGGCTTCCCTCTCCCCAGTCAGTTCTGACTTGGAAATACGGAGGGCATCCTCCAAAGATACCGAGTCATAAATAGCTGCTGCTTACGTTCATCTCACCCTTGAGCCCCACAATCTCCGCTACCTTAGCACTCAACTAGGCGATCAAATCGGACACCTTCAGCTGTAAGTCGGCATTCTCAGCCATCACCCCTGGCTCAATTCGAACTCGTCCTCCTTCGCCTTAAGGGAGGCCTCCAGTTCACTATTACGGGCGACCGCCTTCACAAGCACCTCGTCCCTCTCCTTCAACTCCTCTATCTTGCGCTCCAATTGGTCCTCCCATTGCTTGAGCCCCTCACGAAACACCTGGAACTCAGGATCCTGATGATAGATGTTGGACATCGCCCGATGCTTAGCACGATACTACTGATACTTGGACGGCATCTTCTCATAAAGGCCCGTCCTTTTTCTCTCATGACGCTATCTCTCCACCTCCAGGACGAGGGTCTGAAAAAAGAGAAGGGCAGAAGTTAGAAGCAAAATGCAAAACGATGATTATCGCACCAATCCAACgacaaaaagagaaggaaaggcaCCTACCTGCAGGGCCATACCAACGACCTTCTGAGATAACTCCACGTCGCTCATTGCTCCAAGCATCTCGCTTTCAGGAGCGACACATAGAGGAGCAAGGGTCGACGCCACCTACTCGCTGTTCAGAAGCATGTTGTAGTTCCCCGGTACTACCATATGACGATCGGACCCGTCCATCCTAACCTCTACATGGGTATGGCGACCCACAGATTCATTAACATCCTCTGGGTCGATATTCGAACCAGAGCCGTCACCCTCGACACGAGGCCCTCCGACATTAGACGATGCACCACCTTCAATGGAGCGCACTGAACCGGCTCCCGACCAACTCCCTCCACTTGGGGGGATCTCCCCGACAAAAATGGCATCGGCCATAAATACGGGCACCGGGGCTGTCCGGGATGCCCTGCTGCCGTCGGCGTCCGTAGCCGCTCCCTTCCCCAGTTCTAGCCTCCTCATTTTTCTCTTCAACGGCTCATCCCTATCGGATGATCCATCCAAAGGATGTGAGGTTGGTACCGAATAAGCCTCTTCCCTCGTGGCCACAGTTCGAGATGAATCTCCCAGTTGAATAGGTTGAGGACGACCCTCCCGAACAGACTCACACAAGATTAATCGCGTGTCCGCAGTAGCAACGACTTATCTAAAGGCAGAAACTGGCGCCCTCCGTCTAGAAGCTCCCCGACCTATTATCACAAAGGGTCGTACTATTAAGCGAGGTCGCATGGCCAACAAGGCAGTGAGTCAAATATTTACCTGAGGAAACCCTAGGGCTATAACGCTGCACGAAGGCAGGCCAAGTCCGAGTTTCTACCGCATGAGGCAACAAGCGGGCTACCCAATCCTTAATACCCACAATAGGGCAAGGTGGACGGCCCATAGCTACAAAACGACGAGTAAGTAAAAGTTACGATAATTACAGAAGAGAGGGGAACATAATAAACGACGGCACTTACGGGTTCCGTTCCATCGCTCCGCAAAACCTGGCGAAGTCAGAAACGACGTGTTCGGTCTTGATAAAGAAATACTTGTGCCAAAACTTACGGCTTGCCCGATCGTTCGTCCCGACCACCAGCCCTTTCGTACCACAAAGTCTCAAATGCACCATGGTACCCCTGAGGAAACCGGGCGTGAATAGGTGCAAAAGATGATGGACAGAGACACTACACTCCGCCAACTCTGCATACTTAGTCAATAGTAGAAGCACCTTAAGCGTGTACGACGAAAACTGTGCTGGGCAAACCTGGTAAAATCTATAGAATTCCTCCACTAAAGGGAATAGAGGAAGGGTGTAGCCGATCATGAAAGGATACTCGTAGAAAGCACAGTACCTAGGTCTGTGGACGTCAACGTAATCTTTCCCCACCGGAATCATCTCTACATGGGCGGGAATACCATACTTTATACGGAGGGCATCAAGATGAACCGCTCCGTCTCAGAAAATACGGGGTTTGGAGTAGGGGGTGGATCTTTGaggaaatcactccgagacaagGGATGCCTCAGTAGTAGCTCATCCACCGTAAGAGGGCTGTCACCTTCTTCTACCACCACTCCTCCGCTGCCGGAAATAGGCACTGTGGATGATGGGGTGACTTCAGGAACCTTTTCGCTAGTACGACGAGACCTCGATATAGTATCGTTTAAAGAAGTAGCAACACAAAGGGagtaaaaaaagaagaaacttCCGGTGAAGAATGGAAACAGAAGCAGGAGGATATAAGAACAAAATGAAGAAGACTGAGCTATCAAGAGAGAAATGGctaaattttttcaaaaaataaacccCTAAtctatttatagggttgggtggcACCAGAACCGAGGCGGTTGGCCTCAAATCGGCGCAAGAATCAAAGCGCCAAACCGTCAGTCCTTGCCTCGAAAATTCgcgtaatgatgacgcacgtAAAGCTGACATCACCCCCGGGTAGCGTGTACTCTTTGGGGCTTCGCTGAATGTGATAGCCACCTCTCGTTGGCCACGTCGTAACGTTCCAACGGGTCAAATCTCTCCCAAAGAAGGCATAGCGTCCGCTCATCAAGGATGCACCCGGTCGCAACCCCGACGagcagagggactaactgtatgggtctgAATTTGACCGACCACGATCTACAGTAAGCACGATAAACGACCGAGCATTCGCGAGTCGACGCCCAGAGGGATACGACCTTGTGGTAAAAGAAGGAACAATACGACCTCGGCAGTAGAGTAAGCCCATTAGGAGATATGGAAAATATTCCTCAAAAGATTCTTGACATTTCGTTTCTACGGTTGGAAGGAATTCCTCAGTATATAAGAGGGATGAGAGCCTTGTAACAGGTAATGAACACTTTGTAAAACTCACCAaccttgaaagaaaagaaagtttACAATTCTCTTCCCTATTATTATCATCCTAGAGTTTATTATCTTCAGCTAcaatttaccccttcatctttaattaatttgttcaaaaaatattttaatatcttttgagtcaaacatttctaatattaaaattattttaattttaaaaaaaaacaatattTGAAGTAACTTCACAATTTAGATGCTTTGATTCGCCTCTGAGAAGTTTTTGCCATTAGACAAGATTCGCCAATTCACTCACCCCCTTTCCTAAGTACAGGATGtatattaattaaatattttgtAAAGTTTACATGCCATTTTGTTGTAATTCCACGTGTCagtattatatatatttattatattctAGAAGTTACTGCATTTATTTTTTAATCTATTGTAAGACAATAATCTGTAAGCGTATATTACAGACAATAATCTGTAAGCGTAAATATATTACTTataattttggttatatttgTGGGGTATTTGTATGTTGACATATTCTTAGTACCACAATATCCGTTTTATGTCGTTTCATGACTCATCTGATTTGCATTTGGCACACAGATATAATTAAAAGACAGGTTTTTCTATATATGATTTTTTCTTGCTGTTATGATGTGCTAGAAAACAGTGATTCAATTATTTATTCCCACAAGAAACCATTTGCGGATTAGTATAATCCTAACTTATCAATACGTCATTGTATAGCTAAAAACATGAATACAACATTTTTTTTAGTAGAATCTTACTCAATGCTGATGTCTTGTCCTCTCTTTTAACAAGTTGTTATTTTAATGAGGATAAGGAAGACAACTTTTGATTTTTGACTACGTAGAAAGTACTGAATAAGTAGTCCCACTATGAATGGTTGTAACTAATTAAGAAACCTAAAATACCTAAATGAAACACATGCCTATTTCTTATTGTCAATCTACTTTTCTAGgagtattaattaatataataaaaatatctaGAGTGCTTAAATAGTCAAATTAAACTTACCATGGAGTATTCTCCAGGCATTGCTTTTGCAGCTGTGATCCCTGTAATTGTTTATTAGAAGTCCAACTCATAAGaccaaagaaaaaaatgaagcCCAAGGTAGGTAACCTTTCAgatattttctttttcaaatggTTAATAAAAATGTCTccgttaaaaaaattattaaaaaacttTTAATCTGAGAgactgcctttttttttttttaaacttcaaATACTAGTaacttttctccttttctagAATCCAAATTAAGAGTCGGATGTAGCCTAGAGCCTATAGTTACATTTGAACTCGTAACTTTTAAtcggagtatatatatatatatactaggtTTGGACCCATAGTTTTAACAGTATAATGAGGTTAGTACAAATTTAAATTCAGTAATTTTAAATTCTGAGTCTGCCTCTGCCTATATTAATATTCATATTATTCGAGACTTAAACAAGTATAGATTAAGTCAAACAAGTATAAATGTTAGACATTTCAAAATTTACTTTTTCGACTTGAATTTTAGGGATTTTTATAGAAATAATCTATCATACTCATTGTTTACTTTTTttaaccatatatatatatatatatatatatatatatatatatatatata
Coding sequences:
- the LOC138873075 gene encoding uncharacterized protein gives rise to the protein MAELLPEVLWAYRATPKSSTGETPYSLVYGTDVVIPVEVGEPSLRYSNESGTGNDKSRLQDLDEVEERRDMAHIRMVAQKQQVERYYNKRAKVRLLKVGDYVLKAKTQASKDPNEGKLRTNWDGPYKIVAAASK